TCCCCAACAGTTAAAGTATTTTAAATGACTTGCATCCAGCTCGCGAGTCTTGCTTCAATGACTGGGCTGGTACGCGCGCGCGAGAGGCGAAGTCGCGTGACGCGAGGACTATTTTCTTCTCTGACGTTTCACTCGACGGACTAGCCGAGAGAAATAATCGTCATCTAGGTGAAATGATTCTTCAAGATGTCCTGTACAGGTTATGTCATTCAAATCAATGCTGAGCACCTCCAAAAGCCAACAGCTACCCTCgcgtattttcaaaaaatactttcgtGTTTTTCACCGGTCACAAAATTCCAGCGGGTTTCCGGTATTTGTCTTAAGTGACCTAAAGTAACTCTATTTCGTCACGTCACGAACCCTAAATGGCGTTAAATGTTCTCAGTAAATTAAAAATCTTACTCAGTAACCTTTTTATAAGCTTAAACTATTTCATGGTTGGAAACATGTGAGGCGAGTTTACTGAGTTTACTCGAAAAACAACTAAGGGTtttcagaaaatgttgcatTGTTTCCTGTCAACTGTAGTATGTTACTTAACACCATGACGTTCATCTACTTAGCTAGCCAATGAGAGACTTGGAATTTCAAAATCAATACCAAATTCGGCTCTCATAGTTCAGTTTTTCAGTTTAACCGCCTTGCGCCAAGCTGAAGTCAGTACTGTTGGTTCATTGCTgcgaaaagaaacattttatatTTCGCCTGGATAAAGCCCTTCAGTTAAAAGTCAATGGGAGCTCGTTTCTTAGTCACGGACAGCAATGGAGATGTGGCAAGTAAAAAGGTAATGTGATTTCAAATTTATGCAAGTCCGaagataccctgcgagcagagtctccttcgatcttcctagataagtcgacttatctaggaagatcgaaggagactctgctcacagggtagtCGGAAGACAACGTCTTCAGAATAGATTACTCACTTGAATTTCAGTCTTTACTGCTTCTACAAAATTCTCAGCTAACGAATACCTCGCAAATCTTTTATTCAAAGGAGGATGATAAGAAGATCATGACAGAATTTACTTCAGTTGACCGCCTGAAATAGATAAGCAAAATATCTGCCCCGTCGactaaagacaaatgaacaCAGGCAAAATCTCGAAGACTTGCTTCACCGACCTTCACTGAAACAGCATGACCGGTATGtattgcttatttttaaacagaactctaaatcgtttttaaaattatctttttgcaaataaatagACGCGTTTTGAGACAACCCCACGCACTCGCGTGGCCCTTTAAACTTTTCTAAATGTTCAGTACAGTTGCATAGATTTTCCGGTCTTCGGATGACCATCTTAATTGCAATATTGTACTGCTGTTACAGAGCTATCATACGCTATtaccaagctttttttttaaatgtagctTTGAGTCGCGCGTTGCTCACGATGACCACGCACACGCGTGCGTGCGTGTTCCCCACAGGCGTATCGCTGAAAGACTGTGATTTTTCGTGCGTTAATCAGTGAACTTAAAAACGAaatattttcgtttatttcagaaatatcaccaaatttgaACGACTGAGGgaataaacaactttgaatgaagCTCGGAGAGTACCCATATTTTCATTACAAGCAAGACAAGTCCTGATCCGGCGGATGAGTTACCCTCAACGAGCCACTGCTTGGAATAGgatctttttttgctttctagTAGAAAAACGTGGCTTGTAGAACAATGAAGGGCACTGGTACTTTTAGATCATATGCTCCACTTCAATCATTAgccaaagaaagaaagttacatgtacagtgGGTGAGGAGTTGACTCTTCACTGGCAAGATCTTACAATTATTATATCATTGAATCTCACGAAATTCTTAATTCCCTATGTATTTGACAAAGCAGTTTTGGCAGGAAAGGCACTTATACCTTAAGGGTTTAATTTAACCTAAATACTGTATCACTATTGATCCTGGAGttacttgaattttttctgCTTAAGGATGTTTCTGTTTTACAATCATATGCCAGTGTACAAAGTCTTGTTTTGCAGTCTTGTGAGAGACATGCAGTATTCCAGTTTAAATTTGCTATAGTTTAGGAAGCAGGGATGATTGTTTAATCATTCCTTGTTCTgctttaaatacttgtattaagaaacataagaattttttacttgcaatgttgtatgattatcttttttatgAAGTTAGTGGTCAACATGTTGCTTGTAGAGAACGGTTTACATAaccattaaaaatgttgctgaagACTATTATTGTGAGGTTAATGTAATACATTATTATCAGTTAAAACGACCATTTTCTTCTAACCTATATGGAATGGTTAAAGCTACCACCTCTTGACTATTTTAAATGGGTTACCACAGATTCATCGCTAGTACCCAAAAAACTGGTTTACCATGACCAGAAAAAATGGTTATTATAACTTATCTGTATGGGTTGAAAcgtatttatctttttatttcggttataacaactaaaaatttaaagttagTTGAACCAAAAAGTAGAGGTTATGACAAACAAGTCATAAGAAGTGGCGTGGGCTGCGGTAGAAACAACCATTTTTAAGGGTTAATATAACCcataaagaaaagttattttaacgggaataaaaaatggttaacctgaactatatttttttggttactgTAACCTAATAAAATACGGTTACCTGGGATTCAAACCTTAACCATTTTTTTGAGGTCACTATAACTGGTCAGTTTTTACAGTGTAGTTATatgtttggtttcttttttagtttagttttttttttcttttgtggttgtattttgcttctttgttgatTTGTTAGTTTGTTTCCTTTGGTGGGGAACGGGTTGGACTAATTAACTTCCCAACGCGCTAAAATGTAGGCACGAATGAAGAATGTAATCTTACAGCCTCGACGTGGCCTTGCTCGTTGCATGTTAAGCTCAATTTACTTGCAATTCGTTAGAAATGATcagaacaacaaaacaaatataaacaatACAGTTTGTATAGCAAGTCAAAAGAATGTCTACCGCCTATATCCACCTAATTCAACATCAGTTAACAAAGAAGTCAATGATGACTTCGGTGGGAACTGTAACGGAGACAGTGTTAGTGAGGAAAAAGGACAAGGTTCTGTCGTCACTATACCGGATAGGTATAAAAAGGGAGTATCCTGCCTAGTATAAATGGCGGCTACACGGAGCTGGAACAAGTCGCTTTCAGACATATCGAACATCGCGCTggagcggttggccgagagaGTTTGGTACACTAAATCCCAATCCTCACTctgaatatttacctcgcctcTTCTCTTATTTTTCGCTACGTTTCCAACACCTGTTACATCCATATATACATAATCTTTACTTAAACACGATAATTTTCAAAGCTAtaaaagcttgtggggtcgtgtgtTTAAGAATTAAACTAACCTAATCTACATCAAAACATATAtacaaattataataataataataataataataataataataataatatttaatacttatattgcgctttttctataaaaatactcaaaagcgaCACAGGGACACAGTAAATAGTTAGCTCAGGGTCTGAGGTTGACGATGAGACCAACCAAGACGGCAAGTCTCCTATGAAAATTCTCACCGCTGGGGATATTCTGGGCCTTTTTGAGGAATGCTTTCAAAAATTCgggtacatgtacattatagGCGATCAAAGGACTGCAATGGTTCGCGATTTTTCCGTGGAGGGTTCATACGTGGAAATAAGTTTGTTTTCAATCCAGAAGCTAATTCCTTGTTGTTTCGTGAATTCTTGCCTTGACTAAAACAACATCAGTTTATGATGCGTCGGAAATTAAGGAAATCAAATAATTCACTtctagacatattaaattctgcaagcagaatactgtaatgctgatcgtactacgtgaaaatgcactctgcaagacatcaatacgacaccgaaagaactaaaaacagagcgggattgtagccatagacagctgtttcgccctttttggggctcgtcagtatggagTAACAACCAGAGAAAGTTCTTATGAAAAATATCGGCACACTCTGATTAAAGCCCTGACCTAGAACACCCACCACCCACAGAACAacgccataccacgtgtcttctgggggacaagagtccaagtgtcaagttggtgtctcgcagagaaaataaaggatTCGCCAAAACCAACCTCTAAAATATGAACAGAACCATGCAAGAATGTTTATTACCGAAAATAGTTTcgatcaacaacaacaataagctttattttcattactataacaaagtattacagtattgcaaaagatacttgaatttaattattgattcctttttaaatatttaaaataactttaaatataataatcattgcttatttttaaccatcagtaggattaattattccgaTCATTTGCTGATAAGACTGAGTGTCAAATCAGCCATTGCAAAGCTATCTTTTGAGAAGCCCATTACTTTACcaaaagaacaataaccaaCCAAAAAACATATTACATGGTCCGGGATAGTGACTTGGATACTCTGATAGTAGGTTTGTCAAGAGTTCATGAAGAGGTTTGAGTTAGTTAATGAATGTATGGAtcagtttaggtttctgggaaactgcccacctacccctcccctaagccaaaattGATACTTTATTCTCGctttgggcaaaatgatggcttaggggaggggtaggttagcagtttcccagaaaccgaAATTGCCAATGTTTGatgaaataaagaatttaccttctattctttcctttttacgcGATAGATGTGTCACCCACAGGGACCCTAGACTGTGAAATAAGTGCACAGAAATGCCAACCGCCTTTTCAGACGATAACAGTAACGCCCAAAGACTATAAAGTGACTTTGAACTGCTCGATTAAGAATGGGGGAAAAGTGCAAGACATGACCTGGCAGGACCTTGAAAAACACCTCAATGCTAGTGACGCTGGTCTGTTCGTACAAAAAATCGATTCAAAGAATAGAAGTCAGCCACGTGaatgtttttctataaaatacgcCAGTGAGTATGTTCTTTTTTTGCCCTGTCTGTATCAAATTGATGGGGAGAAAAATATCATAAAGCGCCCACCAGTTTTTTGGGTTTTTAAATGGATTATAACGAATCCTATGAATGCCTCGTAACGGGTTTAGGCAAATTCAAGCTCAGCGGAGGCAATTTTTACGGTTGGAGTGATCGTAAAAACGGTTGAAGTTATAGCCAGCTGAATCACCTCACTTGAACATGGTTCACCGCGAAACTCTAGTTACTCATGCCATGCTGGAGGGTAAGAAAAGCAAAGGGAcatgacaaacaacaaacaaaggaatCATTTCAAACGATGTTAGCTTTTTTGTTTGGCTTCACTCAGTGCGCAGGGCCtcgctctccagcatggcaggTTTGTGCTACAAAAATGACTTACTGCAAAGGGCCTAATTAAAATGAACAAGGCATGGAGTAAAACATGGTTGGTTGGAAGGTGTCGGTAAGAGGGATGACTGTAGGTATCTTAAAAATCGTGAGCTAAGCAatgacgacaacgacgacgacgacgtcgACGAGGGCAGTGAAAATGtcgctaaaaaaataaatttgcctCATTTCAAATGTCATCGCGTCTAtttgtagcctcccacgcaggcctttttaggggagctcgtggggagggatgaaaaacgaactcccctaaaaacgcctgcgtgggaggctagtctATTTGGAGCtgcttaatttgtcaaatgtagacgATTTctcttggagttgaattcttaaggactttaaTCAGGTTCAGAAATAAAAAGGcgaattcgtcgtcgtatgttctctttctctataaaacgtcgcattattaggaggtttcacttcatagtcgtgcagtcaacgtcaaagaaatgtactaagaagcttgatgcacgtgaagcaactgttgttttcatgttaaaaccaattgttttttgacgttgtcgtcgTGGTGGTTAAGATTTTCAcatttcagattttgattttttttttttttttttgcactaatTCAAGAGGTTGCTATAAAAATTACAAGTatattacaaaaacaagaagaagaaaaccagCAAATTACATAAATCCTGATCAAAGGTGAAATGTGCGCAGTCGTGTTGGTCCTAAGCTCCCTACAAAGTTTAAATGACTGAGTGCATGACTTACGAGCTTTGAAATTAAGACGAAGAATTTCTTCTCAGTTCCAGTTAAGAGAGTATCTAAGACAAGTTCTCCCGTTGACTACTATCCTGACACGAGAGAAATGGaactgaagtgtaccttcaagggatggcctcgtcctcgtgtagtttggtacaatccagataacaaacaaatcatcaacggatctgaaggtttttacaTCTCAGAGCAGCTGGTTGGAAAGGATACCTTAACTTCCCTTCTCCGTAATGCTGATATCCAAGAAAAACACGAAGGGGCTGCTTATAAATGCACTGGAATGAACTACATTACCGGCTGGTCTAGTAAAAAATCAGGGTATATTGACCTGAATTATCGCTGTGAGtcatttaatttcttatttCTAATACTACACACGGATGCGCAAAACTACCTCCTTTGAAGCAGGTTCataaaaaaacataataccaTGTTT
The sequence above is a segment of the Porites lutea chromosome 3, jaPorLute2.1, whole genome shotgun sequence genome. Coding sequences within it:
- the LOC140931020 gene encoding uncharacterized protein, with translation MKRQALLGRHFQFCSMKFMLFFFLSSLVIQDVSPTGTLDCEISAQKCQPPFQTITVTPKDYKVTLNCSIKNGGKVQDMTWQDLEKHLNASDAGLFVQKIDSKNRSQPRECFSIKYAIPVKRVSKTSSPVDYYPDTREMELKCTFKGWPRPRVVWYNPDNKQIINGSEGFYISEQLVGKDTLTSLLRNADIQEKHEGAAYKCTGMNYITGWSSKKSGYIDLNYRSNTTNIDHEQSLIFFTSRSLRQTMISFV